The sequence AAGCGAGCCCACCGAGATATTACTGATTTTTATCAAATAATTATGTGCATCGAGAGACAACATAACAAAGTGCTCTTTCTTTTCCCGACCGATAGATTTTTGTAAAAAATCAGCTACGGCCTTTGATGAATTAAGCGTAACTTTTTCTGGTATATGTTCTTTAGCAAAGCGTTCAGATACCGCCTGAAAAAGTTTTATACCGAATGTGTTAGATGGACCAATACCTTTAATTTGCTGTAGTTCATCAAACGAAGCATCAAGTACGCCGCGCAATCCTTTAAATATTTTAATTGCTTCTTTTGCCATTTGCTTGCAATCTTTCCGCGGAGTACCCAAGGTCAAAAGTAATTCCACTATTTCATAATCAAGAAATCCATGGAGTCCTGACTGTAAAAATCTACCCCTCAGTCGCTTTCTATGACCAGCACCCACAGGCTTTTCTCTCGGCCTTTCAATTTTAGGCAGGTCTTTTATTCTCATAAATTCTTTATAAATATTTTTTGATTTCTTGAGTGAGGTTTTTTTTGAAATCTTTTAGAATCATCTGATGGCTGGCCGGCAGGAGTTTTTTCAGCTCGGTTTTGAAGTTAGTATTGGAATTTTGAAGCAATTTCAGAACTATTTCTAAATTTTCCTTCGACTTCCAACCGATTCAGTTTTTTTACCATATTGTACCAAAAATGAATCATGTATTTCGATATAACCGGCTGAAAAATAATGTCAATTGGATCAATTTCTCTTCCTTGAGGTTAAATGCCTTGTTTTACGGGATCAAGCAGATCTTTGGAAATCAGTTTTCGCTCTCCAGCTTCAATTTCAGCTGGAAGATGGCCTCGGTGCGGAGCTTGGCCCGGGCCCAGTCTTTTTGTTTTTCGTTCAAAAGCTCACCCATGCCGGCAAGAATACTTCTCTTGTCCGTTTTTTCTAAAAGATCTATGCACTTCTGTAAAAAGTTCTTAAACGGCATTCCAGTCCGCGTTTCAACGATTTCTTTATTAACCGGCCAGTTTTTTTCCAGGAAATACCAGACATCATAAATATCGCGGTTGGTTTTGGTGATTCGTTCGTACATAGCGCAAAGCTTATGGGCAAACATATCCTCCTGCGTCATGACTTTCATGGAGATGCCCAGATACGATTCCACTTTATATTTTGAGCCGAATCCCCGGCGATTAATATCCACTTTGATATTTTGGGCAGCCGGAGTCTTATCGCTGTAGGCAAGCACGAAAGACAGATTGAAGCGCTTTTTCCCGGCTTCTTTGACGACCCCGTATTTCTCCAGGATCTTTCGCGCTTCTTCAAAAACAAAATCTTCTTTGCTTTCTTCAAGCAAATCAAAATCCAAATCAACGGAAAAACGGTCGAGTCCGTAGAACAAATAGGCTGCCGTACCGCCTTTAAAGCCCAAAATCGGCCCGATCGCATGATCCGTGTAAATATCTTTCAGTATCTTGATCAGAATATTTTTGTGTGTGACGATATTGAGCGACATAGGTTTAATTGATTTTGTCTTGAGCCAATTGGTAATATTGCTTGACTTTTTTCTCCATTCTTTTATTGCCGCCATAGATTGGCAGGATTTCATAAACCTTGTTCCAATTTAAAGGGGAAAGATTATCAAAATGGTAATCCTTGCAGAGATAGATGACATCCAAAAAAGCGCGCTCCGGCAAAGCGATGGAATAGTTGTCTCTTTTTTCGATTCCGGCCGGATCGGTTAAAATCTTATCCTTAATCTTTTTATAGGCATAAGCTTGACCGTCAGCCGTTATTTCTCTTGTCAGATAAGAAGCGACGAAGATCTGGCCGTAAAACTGGAAAGTCACTCCCGCTCCACCTAAAACGGTCTCAAAACTGATATACGAAGGACTAAATATCTTTGTCGCTAATTCCAGTTTTTCGTAATTCTTATCCTTAGCATACATGCCCCTTCTAACCGGATATAACTCTCCTTTTTTAATGTAATAACTGATCCGCCTTCTCAATAAGGCAGGGTTGGTTTCGCCTGACGACAAAAGTATCTCTTTAAAAGAGAAAACGGTGTTGTTCGACCTTAAAATGCTCAAAATATCAGCTTTTTCCATGATTTTATAGAGATACGCCTAAAGGTTACACGTAATGTCACCTTTAGTTTAAATCATGCAGAAGTTGAAGTCAACCCCGTAAACTCAAAACCCCGTAGAACAACAGAGTTGTCTACGGGGCTGGCCCCACACAATGCTTTCCACTCCCGAATCCTACGGGTTCGCGTCATGGTGGCGCATATACGGGGCAGGCCCCGTACAAGGCTTTCCACTCCCGAATCTTACAGGTTCGCGTCGTGGTGGCGCATATACGGGGCACGCCCCTCCTTGACGATAAAATCAGAAAACGTGGGAGGTCGGACCTCCTTTGTTTTCAACCGAGGGTTTTCAATCAAAACTAATGATCTTGTGCGAAGCTAAGCTTCGCACAAACTCCCTGAACAATAAAACTGTGTCTCCCTAATTTTCTCCTTGGCTAAGCCAAGGAGAAACTAACTCTAAAGGAGCTAAGCTCCTTTAGATATTATAAGTTGTGCTAAATCGGGCTTAGCGCAAGATCAAAAAAAATCGCCTCTTTGGCGATTGCGGGCAAAGAACATCCTGATTTATTTTTTGATTTTAGAAATAATCCTGTTTACTTTCTCTAGAAGTTCTTTTTTGTCTCCGATCCCGTAATATCCTTCAACTTTTCCGACTACTCCTCCGTCTTTGAAAAATATCAAAGATGGCAATTTTTTGATTTTGTATCGCCTCAATAATCCGTCGTTTTCCTGAACCTCTATTTTCCGGTACTTGATTTTGACGTTTTTGAATAACTCGTTTACCGGCACTGAATGTAAAAGGCATTTGATTGAATCGTGATTGAAAAATTCAACTACCGCCGGCTGCACCGATTCAAGAATTTGAATCTTAAACTTTTCCGCCGGAATGATAAAAGCAGGGCTTTTCGGCTCGCTGCCGTACCGATCAATGAATAAATCCGAAACCCGGCGCGGATCTCTGGCAATTTCGCTTTTTATTCTTTTATAATCTACGGCCGTTCTTGCTACTCTAATGGCGCCAACCGGACAGGATTCTTCACAGAGACCGCAGCTTTTGCATTTCTTATTATCCACCGCAATTGTTCTTCTCTTCCTGTCCCAATAAAAAGCTTTTATTGGACAAACTGCGATTCCGCTGCAATCTTTAGAATTGTCGCAAATTTTAAAATTGATTAAAACAGCCATAAACCTTAATTTTTATCTCCTTAGTTTTCGTCGGCTTTATCCTACCAAAAAACCGCCTAATTGGCGATTTTATGATAAAAACGTATTTACCGATGTTTTTTTAAAAATCGCCTGCGTCTTGTTCTGCTCTTGCAATAATTTTTACTCTTTTTGTTTTTCATAATCTGTTCAGCTAGATTTATGCTTTCTTTTTACCCCAAGATGAAGAAGTGAGCCACAAAATAAATGGCCTCCTGAGTTTGTCTATAGGCCAATCATTGCTCTTAAAAAGCGAAGCTTTTTCTACTCTAAAACGAGAAAGTAAAGGAATAGTCGCTTTCAAGTTTTCGGGAGACAATCTGTTGTGCTCCTCTAAGAACTGCTCTTTATTTAAGTGTTGGTTTATAGCTTTTGGAGCCTTTTTGAATCTTGGAATCATGTTTCGTAGATAAAAAGCAACTCCTAATAACGGTGAGTCGCAAATAGCATTATTGAGTCTTTTCCTTAATGCCAATCTGGCAACTATTTGTAGGCCAAAACTCTCAGAGTCTCTATTTTTATCATACGCCTTTTTTACTAGAAAGCAAGCCCGAGAAAAAACTCTCGGGCAAAAATCGGTGCTCCCCGGATGGGACGATTTTCGAACTTTCATCCAGGGGCAAAGTGAGTATATCTATATACCAGATTTACGGATGCAAACTTAATTTATCAAACTTTACCCTACCGTGCTACTCTCTATTTCAAGAAATGATTCTTAAAAAAACTTCTTCGTAATAGTCTATCATGCGCTGAATGCTGAAATTTTTCTCAATGTGCCTCCTGCAATCTAACCTTTTGATTTTATCAATTTTTTTTACTGCGCCGGCCATGGCTTCCAAATTATTATCTTTTA is a genomic window of bacterium containing:
- a CDS encoding thioredoxin domain-containing protein; translated protein: MAVLINFKICDNSKDCSGIAVCPIKAFYWDRKRRTIAVDNKKCKSCGLCEESCPVGAIRVARTAVDYKRIKSEIARDPRRVSDLFIDRYGSEPKSPAFIIPAEKFKIQILESVQPAVVEFFNHDSIKCLLHSVPVNELFKNVKIKYRKIEVQENDGLLRRYKIKKLPSLIFFKDGGVVGKVEGYYGIGDKKELLEKVNRIISKIKK
- the radC gene encoding DNA repair protein RadC — its product is MRIKDLPKIERPREKPVGAGHRKRLRGRFLQSGLHGFLDYEIVELLLTLGTPRKDCKQMAKEAIKIFKGLRGVLDASFDELQQIKGIGPSNTFGIKLFQAVSERFAKEHIPEKVTLNSSKAVADFLQKSIGREKKEHFVMLSLDAHNYLIKISNISVGSLNASIVHPREVFKEAIQSSAAQIIIAHNHPSGNLEASPEDIALTRRLEEAAKIFGIELLDHIIVTRDKFYSLKEQNLI
- a CDS encoding nucleotidyl transferase AbiEii/AbiGii toxin family protein — its product is MSLNIVTHKNILIKILKDIYTDHAIGPILGFKGGTAAYLFYGLDRFSVDLDFDLLEESKEDFVFEEARKILEKYGVVKEAGKKRFNLSFVLAYSDKTPAAQNIKVDINRRGFGSKYKVESYLGISMKVMTQEDMFAHKLCAMYERITKTNRDIYDVWYFLEKNWPVNKEIVETRTGMPFKNFLQKCIDLLEKTDKRSILAGMGELLNEKQKDWARAKLRTEAIFQLKLKLESEN
- a CDS encoding type IV toxin-antitoxin system AbiEi family antitoxin domain-containing protein, giving the protein MEKADILSILRSNNTVFSFKEILLSSGETNPALLRRRISYYIKKGELYPVRRGMYAKDKNYEKLELATKIFSPSYISFETVLGGAGVTFQFYGQIFVASYLTREITADGQAYAYKKIKDKILTDPAGIEKRDNYSIALPERAFLDVIYLCKDYHFDNLSPLNWNKVYEILPIYGGNKRMEKKVKQYYQLAQDKIN